Genomic window (Alkalihalobacillus sp. TS-13):
AAAAATTGCAATCGGCTTACAAGTTGCAAAAAGAAAAGAGGCTTCCAATGAGAGACGAGTTGGTCAACTATAACAGAAACAATAAATCGATCCATAAATTGATGAATATAATATCCAAAAAATCATCCCTAATGATAAGTGTGCATATTCTATTTTCCCTGTTCGTTATGATTATTGACGATCTAGACTATCAGGCGAAAGTTTCTTTGGTAGCATTTTTATCAGCAATGACGTTTTGGATTACTACGAAAATACCCGCTGGGTTTGTGGCAGTAGCAGTCATTGTAGGTATTGTCTTAATGAACGGATCGGATGCTGAACTGTTATATCAATCCTTAGCTCAGGAGGTTGTGTGGCTAATGATCGGTGCTTTTGTTATCGGGGAAGCAGTTAAACAGTCAGGACTGGCAGAACGCTTCACTCGTTATCTATTGAATACATCTGATCAAAAAAGCAACCTGATTCTTTTAATAACGAAAACTTTATTCATATCTGCATTCTTTATTCCATCTACCTCGGGTCGGGCAGCCCTATCGATGCCGATCATTAAGCAAATCAGTGAAAGGTTTCATTCTAGTGAGGAACGAAGTGTTTTGGCGGTGATTGTACCTGTAATTATATTAATGAGTACATCAGCCACATTAATAGGTGCAGGGTCACATTTAATTGGAGTAGGTTTACTTGAAAGTACTACCAATCAATCTATTTCTTATGTTCAGTGGTTGGTATGGGGCGTACCTTTCACCCTTGTAGTAACACTTATTACACTATTTATAACAAAATGGGTGCTATTGCCAAAAAATACAGAGAAAAAGGTTAAAAAATTATCAAGTGAGGATACGAGTTTAGGGATACAACCGATGGTTATAAGAGAAAAAAAGACGTTAATTTTAATTTTCCTGGTGATGCTTGCATGGATAACCCAAGGGATTCACGGTTACGATATAGGGTTCATCGCTATGACAGGTGCATTGCTTTTCATGATTCCAAAATATGGAGTTCTCAATTGGAAACAAGGAGTGAACGCAGTATCTTGGCAATTGGTTCTATTTGTCTCTACAGCTACTACTCTCGGAAAAATTTTAGTTGTTACTGGGGTGGCGGGTTGGATTGAAAGAGAAATGTTATATGGACTTCACTTGTTCGTAGATGCCCCAGAATGGATCATTGTATGTCTGATCTTGCTGGTTACAGTTACGAGTCATTTATACATTCACTCTCATACAACACGTGCCATTATTCTTATTCCAAGCTTGATTCTATTCAGTGAATCAATAGGGATTAATTCTTTAACTGTTGTATTCTTAAGTTTAATTGGTATGAATTATTGTGTTACATTACCTGTTAGTTCGAAAGCATTGCTTATTTTTTATGAAGAAGACGAGCTTTCATTTGATGCCAGAAAGCTACTTAAAATTAGCGCCATTCTAATGCCACTATATATACTCATTATGCTTCTATTTTACTTTACTTATTGGCAATGGACAGGGTTGAACATATAAATTCTTGCACTTGTCTTCGTCAAAGACAAGTGGCTGAGAGTATCATTGGTTGGGGAAACCAGGTGGTGATTGATCATCACTATAGAAGTGCAAATTTTGAGATTTTATGGTTAATGTTATCTTGATTTCAAGTATTCAAGATAAGACCAGCTATAAAATGTCAAGGAACTAAGTCAGGTTAATTCTTTAACTTATACATTCAACTTAATAAATTTAGACACATCAAATAAACCTCAGCCTGATGGTTATTAAAATATAAACAAACATTAGTCGTTGCTTGTTTGAGGGCGAGGTACATAAGGCTGATGATCTCTCAATATCGTGAATATGATGTGGGTTAATTTACGAGCGACAGCTCCTACTGCAGTTCCATGAGCTTTCCCACGTTTTCGTAATTTCTGATAATAAAGTGATAGTACAGGATCATTAAAGCTTGCCACAAATGCTGCTTGCCATATAGCGCGTCTAAGATAAGGCGAACCACTTTTGCCCAAAGTATATTGGACGCTAAAGTTGATGCAGAAATTCCAAGTGAACATATTAAAGGCATCACAGACAATAGCAGGCGCACCACGGGTTTGATCCCCCTAATGAAAGTAGGAGATGTAGCTGCTAATATTGCTTCAAAATCAAGCTTTCTTTTACAAAATATAGAGCTTCAAGATGGCAAGATGAAATTGAACGGAGCAGGTGTTATCGATGGTGATAAACAAAAATTGGTTGGCTTTATTAGCGAGGAAGAAGTGCAGGGAAATCCCTATCGAGTACGATCTAAAATCAAGCAACCATAAGATACGAGACTCTCCCTGGTAAACAAGCTTAAATGGATTGGGGGCACATTGGTAAGTTCGCTGTTGATGGTGAAGTGAAGGGTATTTATGCTTGTGGTTGCTTTACTGTTTTTAAGTGTGATACCAATGTGGGTAGAACCGAACTTTGAATCCTTTGAGGATGCTCTTTGGTGGTCAATTGTTACTCTAACGACTGTTGGATATGGAGACTTGTATCCTGTAACAACGGTGGGAAGGCTAATTGCTTCTTTTCTAATGTTTGTAGGAATTGGGTTGATCGGGGTAATTACTGGAATGGTAGCGTCTTTCTTTTCAAACGCTAAGGAACTACCAGAAGAATTAAGAGATGTGAGAGAAAGTATTGATAACTATCCTTCGCTTACCAATGGTGAGATAGATTTGATGATCAGAAAGTTAGAAAGCTTGAAGAAAAATAGAGGATGATTCGTTATATCAGATATAAACACTCCCTATTTGGTTGGATCAAGTGGTTTTGGTATTTTCATTTAGATTTTCGATGTTCAATTAAATGGTGCAATTCAGAAGTATTAGAATGTGTTCGTTCCTCCAGAAAAGG
Coding sequences:
- a CDS encoding SLC13 family permease gives rise to the protein MNIISKKSSLMISVHILFSLFVMIIDDLDYQAKVSLVAFLSAMTFWITTKIPAGFVAVAVIVGIVLMNGSDAELLYQSLAQEVVWLMIGAFVIGEAVKQSGLAERFTRYLLNTSDQKSNLILLITKTLFISAFFIPSTSGRAALSMPIIKQISERFHSSEERSVLAVIVPVIILMSTSATLIGAGSHLIGVGLLESTTNQSISYVQWLVWGVPFTLVVTLITLFITKWVLLPKNTEKKVKKLSSEDTSLGIQPMVIREKKTLILIFLVMLAWITQGIHGYDIGFIAMTGALLFMIPKYGVLNWKQGVNAVSWQLVLFVSTATTLGKILVVTGVAGWIEREMLYGLHLFVDAPEWIIVCLILLVTVTSHLYIHSHTTRAIILIPSLILFSESIGINSLTVVFLSLIGMNYCVTLPVSSKALLIFYEEDELSFDARKLLKISAILMPLYILIMLLFYFTYWQWTGLNI
- a CDS encoding potassium channel family protein, whose product is MLVVALLFLSVIPMWVEPNFESFEDALWWSIVTLTTVGYGDLYPVTTVGRLIASFLMFVGIGLIGVITGMVASFFSNAKELPEELRDVRESIDNYPSLTNGEIDLMIRKLESLKKNRG